Proteins from a genomic interval of Paenibacillus sp. FSL H8-0048:
- a CDS encoding NAD(P)H oxidoreductase yields the protein MSVLIVVSHPRQDSLTFQAARCFAEGLTAAGHGYEILDLHGIGFDPVLQGMEELHMTAGEQEQPYSPELEREMERVRQHDGLAFVFPLWWWHLPAMLKGYIDRVVNNRVAYGTNNLQGYRALWLALAGVTEEQMKKRSYDEATARLLNVGIADYCGITDSRVEFLYDTASSAPGHREALLEQAYQAGLHYGKGES from the coding sequence ATGAGCGTATTAATCGTCGTATCGCATCCGAGACAAGATTCCCTGACCTTCCAGGCTGCCCGCTGCTTCGCAGAGGGACTTACCGCAGCCGGACACGGCTATGAGATATTGGATTTACATGGGATTGGCTTTGATCCTGTTCTGCAAGGAATGGAGGAACTCCATATGACCGCAGGTGAACAGGAGCAGCCCTATTCTCCTGAATTAGAGAGGGAAATGGAGCGGGTGCGGCAGCATGACGGCCTGGCATTTGTATTTCCGCTGTGGTGGTGGCATCTGCCGGCCATGCTGAAGGGGTATATCGACAGGGTGGTGAACAACAGGGTTGCCTACGGCACAAATAATCTGCAGGGTTATCGTGCACTGTGGCTGGCGCTAGCAGGTGTAACAGAGGAGCAGATGAAGAAGCGCAGCTATGATGAAGCAACCGCCCGTCTGCTTAACGTGGGGATTGCCGATTATTGCGGAATCACAGACTCCAGAGTAGAATTCCTCTACGATACTGCGAGTTCCGCACCCGGACACCGTGAGGCATTGCTGGAACAGGCCTATCAGGCGGGGTTACATTATGGCAAGGGGGAAAGCTGA
- a CDS encoding winged helix-turn-helix transcriptional regulator, whose protein sequence is MTEQSGDSVPKKYRVGVEAALEVMGGKWKPLIIYHLMNGQKRTSELLRLIPGLTQKVLTAQLRGLENDEIISRTIYQEIPPRVEYELTAYGWGLKPALDLLCYWGEEHLDRIHGDRSKVLEDF, encoded by the coding sequence ATGACTGAACAGAGCGGCGATAGCGTTCCCAAAAAGTATAGAGTCGGCGTGGAGGCAGCGCTTGAGGTCATGGGCGGCAAGTGGAAGCCGTTAATTATCTACCATCTGATGAACGGACAGAAGCGCACCTCCGAGCTGCTGCGGCTCATCCCCGGCTTAACCCAGAAGGTGCTGACTGCCCAGCTAAGAGGGCTGGAGAACGATGAGATTATCTCGCGGACCATCTACCAGGAGATTCCGCCCAGAGTGGAGTATGAGCTGACAGCCTACGGCTGGGGGCTGAAGCCCGCGCTGGACCTGTTATGCTACTGGGGAGAGGAGCATCTGGATAGAATTCATGGCGACAGGTCCAAGGTGCTGGAGGACTTTTAG
- the cls gene encoding cardiolipin synthase produces MEFASLTTVVTLINIILALGFLFIERREAGYTWAWLMVLFFIPILGFVLYIFFGRNLKKKNFYKLFIEEQEYVQAEADKQLAAFAEGADDRSQLLQNYAQLINMNIRSSHGLLSSDNEIVIYSDGHQKFAALFEDIRSARAEINIQYYIIQPDQLGTKLRDELVLKAREGVKVRLLYDEVGSKRISRHFFRELRAAGGEVEVFFPSLIKPLNFRINNRNHRKLCIIDGSIAYIGGFNVGDEYLGQVPKFGYWRDTHLRITGNAVSHIQGRFILDWHQAGKHERGDYGEFVFNMEQHTGTSPVQIITSGPNSSTEHLKNMYIKLILSAKESVYIQTPYFIPDTSFMDACKIALLSGVDLQIMIPNKPDHPFVYWATWAYAGDLLNYGAKILLYENGFLHAKTIVADGEVASVGTMNIDSRSFRLNFEVNAIVYDRAIAEQLQDIFLNDVRLCSELTVERYAQRSLVIKLKEGISRLLSPIL; encoded by the coding sequence ATGGAATTTGCAAGTCTAACCACAGTCGTCACCCTCATTAACATTATTCTGGCCCTGGGCTTTCTGTTCATTGAACGCAGAGAGGCGGGGTACACCTGGGCCTGGCTGATGGTGCTGTTTTTCATCCCGATTCTGGGATTTGTCTTGTATATCTTTTTCGGGCGCAATCTCAAAAAGAAGAATTTCTACAAGCTCTTCATCGAAGAGCAGGAATATGTCCAGGCTGAAGCCGACAAGCAGCTGGCGGCCTTTGCGGAAGGGGCGGATGACAGGTCGCAGCTGCTGCAGAACTATGCCCAGCTCATCAACATGAATATCCGCTCGTCGCACGGCTTGTTATCCAGCGATAATGAGATTGTCATTTATAGTGACGGCCACCAGAAATTCGCCGCGTTGTTCGAGGATATCCGCTCAGCCCGCGCAGAGATCAATATTCAGTATTACATCATCCAGCCGGACCAGCTTGGTACGAAGCTGAGGGACGAGCTGGTCCTGAAGGCGCGTGAAGGCGTGAAGGTAAGACTGCTATATGATGAAGTCGGCTCCAAGCGGATTTCACGGCATTTTTTCAGGGAGCTGCGTGCAGCAGGAGGCGAAGTTGAGGTGTTCTTCCCCTCTCTGATCAAGCCGCTGAACTTTCGGATCAACAACAGGAACCACCGCAAGCTGTGCATTATTGACGGAAGCATTGCCTATATCGGCGGGTTCAATGTGGGGGATGAATATCTGGGGCAGGTTCCGAAGTTCGGCTACTGGCGGGACACTCACCTCCGGATTACCGGTAACGCCGTCAGTCATATCCAGGGCAGATTCATCCTCGACTGGCATCAGGCCGGGAAGCATGAGCGCGGGGATTACGGGGAATTTGTCTTCAACATGGAGCAGCATACGGGGACAAGCCCGGTCCAGATCATTACGAGCGGTCCTAATTCGTCGACGGAGCATCTTAAGAACATGTATATTAAGCTGATTTTGTCAGCCAAGGAAAGCGTGTATATCCAGACCCCTTACTTCATACCGGACACCAGCTTCATGGATGCCTGCAAAATCGCCCTGCTCTCCGGTGTGGATCTGCAGATCATGATCCCGAATAAGCCTGACCATCCGTTCGTGTATTGGGCCACCTGGGCGTACGCCGGAGACCTGCTGAATTACGGGGCCAAAATCCTGCTCTACGAGAACGGCTTCCTGCACGCCAAAACGATTGTCGCTGACGGTGAGGTTGCCTCTGTCGGGACGATGAATATCGATTCGCGCAGCTTCCGGCTGAACTTCGAGGTCAATGCCATTGTGTACGACCGGGCGATTGCCGAACAGCTCCAGGACATTTTCCTGAATGATGTCAGGCTGTGCTCGGAGCTGACCGTGGAGCGCTATGCGCAGCGCTCGCTGGTAATCAAGCTGAAAGAGGGGATTTCCCGGCTACTGTCGCCTATTCTGTAA
- a CDS encoding DUF1877 family protein gives MGMLGQYVMVDEDTLERMMEMDGTELMDTLEKLIEGGSEHYDIDKLWEELHLALTGVSASEPIEGDPLSEAVVGVHVFEVEEEDGFFACTEQDELEDIIAAMQQVDLDKLETGDIKKALKEQVTSEFTGLLDFYRRAAAAGKHVIFSVA, from the coding sequence ATGGGGATGCTGGGTCAATATGTGATGGTGGATGAGGATACGCTGGAGCGCATGATGGAGATGGATGGTACAGAGCTGATGGATACGCTGGAGAAGCTGATTGAAGGCGGGAGTGAACACTACGATATCGACAAGCTGTGGGAGGAGCTGCATCTCGCGCTAACCGGAGTTTCGGCCAGTGAACCTATCGAAGGCGACCCGTTAAGTGAAGCAGTTGTAGGTGTGCATGTGTTTGAGGTGGAAGAAGAGGACGGGTTCTTCGCGTGCACGGAGCAGGATGAACTGGAAGATATTATTGCGGCAATGCAGCAGGTGGATCTGGACAAGCTGGAGACGGGTGATATTAAAAAGGCGCTGAAGGAGCAGGTGACAAGTGAGTTTACCGGACTGCTGGACTTTTACCGGAGGGCAGCGGCTGCCGGGAAGCATGTGATTTTCAGTGTGGCTTGA
- a CDS encoding GNAT family N-acetyltransferase, with amino-acid sequence MNIIELGLTQNQQEISRLLEEHSRRMDSSIPAYQREVISLAAYENGIFIGGITGDLVWNILNVHLLAVDPGYRGHGLGGTLLKELEARAAERGCKVSELTTMSWQAPYFYQKQGYEIFGEIKDCPNEGQTKYYLQKKLQP; translated from the coding sequence ATGAACATCATAGAACTGGGCCTTACTCAGAATCAGCAGGAAATCTCCAGACTGCTGGAGGAACACAGCCGCCGCATGGACAGCAGCATTCCGGCCTATCAACGTGAGGTAATCTCCCTTGCCGCTTACGAGAACGGCATCTTCATTGGCGGCATTACCGGAGACCTCGTCTGGAATATCCTCAACGTGCACTTGTTGGCCGTTGACCCCGGATACAGGGGACATGGACTTGGCGGAACTCTGCTGAAGGAGCTGGAAGCCAGAGCAGCGGAGCGCGGCTGTAAGGTTAGCGAATTGACCACGATGAGCTGGCAGGCGCCGTATTTTTACCAGAAGCAGGGATATGAGATCTTCGGTGAAATCAAGGATTGTCCCAATGAAGGCCAGACGAAATATTATCTTCAGAAAAAATTGCAGCCGTAA
- a CDS encoding MMPL family transporter, with the protein MSTFLYRLGKSAYAKPWAFIAIWILILGVVGTLIGVNGIQSSSEMKIEGTESQKVLDKLTKELPAAAGGQASIAFTVPDGERLDTPERTALLLKAINDVYNMEYVINPAELAAQAAAAAAGQAAADPSAAAGQAAADPSAAAGQATADPSAAAGQAAADPSAPAGQAAADPSAPAGQAAADPSAAAGQAAADPSAPAGQAAADPSAPAGQAAADPSAAAAQAVPFGPLIVDGAPVPGVMLSANGSIALFQFQFTVQQTSLPADVPDNIINTVAEVEQSGSGITAIPSDSLKSMPAIGSTEAIGVAVAAIVLFLTLGSVVAAGLPLLTALLGVGISVGGAFALGSLIQMNDITPVLAVMIGLAVGIDYSLFIVNRQRRLILDEKLSAAEAASRALGTAGSAVFFAGLTVIIALCGMLVIGIGFLSTMALVAAASVLINVLLALSLLPALLGLVGERIVTAKARTKHSTAAKKSQHSFSHRWANATVKYRWAIIVLVVLVLGTAAIPVTKMELGIPSGASANLDTPARQSYDVISKGFGEGFNGPLLLVAETKNPSEKISMPILGKLVQELQMHDNVTLVSPLGVSPTGDLAIISLIPKTGPTDTATRDLVQELRDPNSALTSGNNINFGVTGFTAINIDMSSKLSDAFPVYIGIIVILSLIILLLVFRSIIVPIKATVGFVLSIIATFGVTTAVYQWGWLHSLFGFDTGGPLLSFMPILVTGILYGLAMDYQVFLVSSMREAYVHGRQGKNSVIHGYDLASRVVLAAGVIMVSVFAGFIFAPDAMIKQIGFALAFGILIDAFIVRMTLVPAVMAVFGDKAWWLPKWLDRLLPNLDVEGDKLIARLNAESGQNK; encoded by the coding sequence ATGTCTACCTTTCTATACCGCTTAGGAAAATCGGCTTATGCCAAGCCCTGGGCCTTCATTGCAATCTGGATCCTTATACTCGGAGTTGTAGGTACCCTGATTGGAGTCAACGGCATTCAATCCAGCTCCGAGATGAAAATTGAAGGCACAGAATCGCAAAAAGTGCTGGATAAGCTGACAAAAGAGCTGCCCGCTGCGGCCGGCGGCCAGGCTAGTATCGCCTTCACTGTACCGGACGGGGAGCGTCTTGACACGCCCGAGCGTACAGCGCTGCTGCTGAAGGCTATTAATGATGTATACAACATGGAATATGTCATTAACCCTGCCGAGCTGGCAGCACAAGCAGCGGCCGCCGCTGCCGGTCAAGCTGCCGCTGATCCTTCCGCCGCTGCCGGTCAAGCTGCTGCTGATCCTTCCGCCGCTGCCGGTCAAGCTACCGCTGATCCTTCCGCCGCTGCCGGTCAAGCTGCCGCTGATCCTTCCGCTCCTGCCGGCCAAGCTGCCGCTGATCCTTCCGCTCCTGCCGGCCAAGCTGCCGCTGATCCTTCCGCCGCTGCCGGCCAAGCTGCCGCTGATCCTTCCGCTCCTGCCGGCCAAGCTGCTGCCGATCCTTCCGCTCCTGCCGGCCAAGCTGCTGCTGATCCTTCCGCTGCCGCCGCTCAAGCAGTACCGTTCGGTCCGCTGATCGTAGACGGCGCTCCGGTACCCGGCGTGATGCTGTCGGCTAACGGCAGCATTGCCCTGTTCCAGTTCCAGTTCACGGTGCAGCAGACATCACTGCCAGCGGATGTGCCGGATAATATCATCAATACCGTAGCCGAGGTTGAACAGTCCGGTTCGGGGATTACCGCGATTCCAAGCGACTCGCTCAAAAGCATGCCGGCCATCGGCTCTACGGAGGCGATCGGCGTGGCCGTTGCTGCCATCGTATTGTTCCTGACACTGGGCTCAGTTGTAGCCGCAGGCCTGCCGCTTCTGACCGCGCTTCTCGGAGTCGGCATCAGCGTCGGAGGTGCGTTTGCTCTGGGCAGCCTGATCCAGATGAACGATATCACACCCGTTCTTGCCGTGATGATCGGTCTCGCCGTGGGGATCGACTACTCGCTGTTCATTGTGAACCGCCAGCGCCGTCTGATCCTGGATGAGAAATTAAGCGCAGCCGAAGCTGCCAGCCGTGCTCTGGGCACCGCAGGCAGTGCTGTATTCTTCGCCGGTCTGACCGTTATTATCGCCCTGTGCGGCATGCTCGTCATCGGCATCGGCTTCTTATCGACAATGGCACTTGTGGCTGCAGCCAGTGTTCTAATCAACGTGTTGCTGGCATTGTCCCTGCTGCCTGCGCTGCTCGGACTGGTCGGTGAACGTATCGTAACCGCCAAAGCCCGGACCAAGCACAGCACCGCCGCCAAAAAATCACAGCACAGCTTCTCCCATCGCTGGGCGAATGCCACAGTGAAATACCGCTGGGCCATCATAGTGCTCGTGGTGCTGGTGCTTGGAACAGCTGCTATTCCGGTGACCAAAATGGAGCTCGGTATTCCATCCGGTGCCTCTGCGAACCTGGATACCCCGGCCCGCCAGAGCTATGATGTCATCTCCAAAGGATTCGGCGAAGGCTTCAACGGCCCGCTGCTGCTGGTCGCTGAGACGAAGAATCCGTCTGAGAAGATCTCCATGCCGATCCTGGGCAAGCTGGTTCAGGAGCTGCAAATGCATGATAATGTGACCCTGGTCTCTCCGCTAGGAGTCAGTCCCACTGGCGATCTCGCCATTATAAGTCTGATTCCGAAGACGGGTCCCACTGACACCGCTACCAGAGATCTGGTGCAGGAGCTGCGTGATCCGAATTCCGCTCTGACCTCCGGGAACAATATTAATTTTGGGGTGACCGGCTTCACTGCCATCAATATTGATATGTCCTCGAAGCTGTCCGATGCTTTCCCTGTATACATCGGGATCATCGTGATCCTGTCGCTGATCATTCTGCTGCTGGTGTTCCGCTCAATTATCGTGCCAATCAAAGCGACCGTCGGCTTCGTGTTAAGTATTATTGCCACCTTCGGCGTGACCACTGCCGTCTATCAATGGGGCTGGCTGCATTCGCTGTTCGGCTTCGATACCGGTGGCCCGCTGCTCAGCTTCATGCCGATCCTGGTCACTGGTATTCTATATGGGCTCGCCATGGATTATCAGGTGTTCCTTGTAAGCTCCATGCGTGAAGCCTATGTCCACGGCCGTCAGGGCAAGAACAGTGTCATTCACGGCTATGATCTGGCCAGCCGGGTCGTACTGGCTGCAGGTGTAATCATGGTATCCGTCTTCGCAGGCTTCATCTTCGCCCCGGATGCGATGATTAAGCAGATTGGCTTCGCATTGGCCTTCGGCATCCTGATCGATGCCTTCATCGTCCGGATGACGCTCGTTCCGGCCGTCATGGCCGTCTTCGGCGACAAAGCCTGGTGGCTGCCGAAATGGCTCGACCGCCTGCTGCCGAATCTCGATGTCGAAGGCGATAAGCTGATCGCAAGGCTCAATGCCGAGAGCGGACAAAACAAGTAG
- a CDS encoding TetR/AcrR family transcriptional regulator — translation MNSKLNLRDKKKKATSYALAVAAFELALEHGMDGFIVDDVVQMAGYSRRTFANYFSCKEEAVAAYFIGIIAIQEKEEENNPLAALPPDATPLDALYNLLKLQFTSEFLHKLRQFVSLANQYPSLEPYILNVFRHLQITAQETLEQFTRGRYADGYTHLLAGAVYGAFVPILDGRLNVMLPGEQLSEDSTAMSFDQYLNSMFAYLRNGF, via the coding sequence TTGAATTCGAAACTGAATCTGCGGGACAAAAAAAAGAAAGCCACCTCCTACGCCCTAGCCGTAGCGGCCTTCGAGCTTGCGCTTGAGCATGGCATGGACGGCTTCATTGTTGACGATGTTGTTCAGATGGCTGGATATTCCCGGCGTACTTTTGCGAATTACTTCTCCTGCAAGGAGGAGGCGGTAGCCGCCTATTTCATTGGCATAATTGCTATCCAAGAGAAGGAGGAAGAGAATAACCCGCTGGCCGCGCTGCCGCCAGATGCTACGCCGCTTGATGCCCTGTACAATCTGCTGAAGCTGCAATTCACCTCAGAGTTCCTGCATAAGCTGCGGCAGTTCGTCTCCCTGGCGAATCAATACCCGTCCCTGGAGCCTTACATTCTCAATGTCTTCCGGCATTTGCAGATCACCGCCCAGGAGACGCTGGAGCAGTTCACCCGTGGACGGTATGCCGATGGGTATACCCACCTGCTGGCCGGTGCCGTCTACGGGGCCTTCGTGCCCATTCTGGACGGACGGCTCAATGTTATGCTGCCGGGTGAACAACTGAGCGAAGACTCCACTGCTATGTCTTTTGACCAATACCTGAATTCCATGTTTGCTTATTTACGCAACGGCTTCTAA
- a CDS encoding flotillin family protein yields MLILYVTGAIVVVILLALTSIVTAYKKVPPNQAMIVYGLGGKRVVQGGGTFVIPGFQNNKTISMMLMSFDVIPAQAMFSRQGIKLNLEAVAQIKIKSDPTAILTASEQFIDRPEEDRETIILHSVEGHLRGLIGQLSVESILKTPDEINSKMRETCSEDLDKMGLEVVSFTIKKITDDKGYIDNMGVPEIERIRRDASIAKAEAERDIQIKQAEAEKESAIAKANAHQATIEAGTAARAKESLFEKELNIKQADFKLETEVKKAQADLAYELQQNKIKQSLVTEQVRITQMEAEANRTVREIEVELRQRELEATVIKPAQAENQATIMRAEAAKQRQILEAEAEAATTTKRGLATAEAELAKGKANAEIVQLAGAAEAGALQKKAEAYKQFTQAALTVEFLKILPELADKIASPLAKVDKITVISQDGASAGVNKITGDIAKIMAQVPELTKTLTGMNVTEALSGLLGREHEQEQD; encoded by the coding sequence ATGTTAATTTTATATGTAACCGGAGCTATTGTTGTAGTGATTCTGCTGGCGTTAACCAGTATTGTGACCGCGTATAAAAAAGTGCCGCCCAATCAGGCCATGATCGTATACGGCCTCGGCGGCAAAAGAGTCGTCCAGGGCGGTGGGACGTTCGTCATCCCCGGCTTCCAGAACAATAAAACCATCTCCATGATGCTGATGAGCTTCGATGTTATTCCAGCGCAGGCCATGTTCTCCCGCCAGGGCATCAAGCTGAACCTGGAGGCGGTGGCCCAAATTAAGATAAAAAGCGATCCAACCGCTATTCTCACCGCCAGTGAACAGTTCATTGACCGGCCGGAAGAGGACCGTGAGACGATTATTTTGCATTCGGTGGAGGGGCATCTGCGCGGCCTGATCGGCCAGCTCAGCGTAGAATCTATACTTAAGACCCCAGACGAAATCAACAGCAAGATGCGGGAGACCTGCTCAGAGGACCTCGACAAAATGGGGCTGGAGGTAGTCAGCTTCACCATCAAAAAGATTACCGACGATAAGGGGTACATCGACAATATGGGCGTGCCCGAGATTGAGCGTATCCGCCGCGATGCCAGTATTGCCAAGGCCGAAGCCGAACGCGACATTCAGATCAAGCAGGCCGAAGCAGAGAAGGAATCTGCGATTGCCAAAGCCAATGCCCATCAGGCGACCATAGAGGCGGGAACCGCCGCCCGTGCCAAGGAATCCCTGTTCGAGAAGGAGCTGAATATTAAGCAGGCGGACTTCAAGCTGGAGACAGAAGTGAAGAAGGCGCAGGCGGATCTGGCGTACGAATTGCAGCAGAACAAGATCAAGCAGTCACTGGTTACGGAACAGGTCCGAATCACTCAGATGGAGGCTGAAGCCAACCGCACAGTCCGGGAGATCGAGGTCGAGCTGAGACAGCGGGAGCTGGAGGCAACGGTAATCAAGCCTGCCCAGGCGGAGAATCAGGCGACAATCATGAGAGCGGAAGCCGCCAAGCAGCGGCAGATTCTGGAGGCGGAAGCCGAAGCAGCTACGACGACCAAGCGCGGATTGGCAACAGCGGAGGCGGAATTGGCAAAAGGGAAGGCGAATGCAGAGATCGTCCAGCTCGCCGGAGCGGCGGAAGCGGGAGCATTGCAGAAGAAGGCTGAGGCGTACAAACAGTTCACTCAAGCGGCCCTGACCGTGGAATTCCTGAAAATCCTGCCTGAGCTGGCTGACAAAATCGCCTCCCCGCTGGCCAAGGTAGACAAGATCACCGTCATCTCCCAGGACGGGGCTTCCGCAGGCGTGAACAAAATCACCGGCGATATCGCCAAAATCATGGCCCAGGTGCCTGAGCTGACCAAGACGCTGACCGGCATGAATGTAACAGAGGCGCTTAGCGGGTTACTTGGCCGGGAGCATGAACAAGAACAGGACTAG
- a CDS encoding alpha-galactosidase, which produces MNIYADGSLGLFHLQSKDTSYIIRLVEGYPAHVYWGARLRHDDSLAGALELRERASFSPTPLPQKPALSLDALPQEYPQYGSGDFRRPAYQVQLADGTRISELKYAGYAITPGKPALDGLPAVYAESEAEALTLELTLKDDYAGLTVRLLYTVFADHQAITRSVRFEHNGEVPLRLEQALSASVDFADSAYDTLHLSGAWARERHVQRHPLNPGAALSLESRRGSSSHQVNPFLALLRPGADEDQGDVYGFSLVYSGSFSATAEVEQFGQTRVSIGINPFDFSWLLEPGESFQTPEAVLVYSSEGIGGMSRTYHRLYRTRLCRGVHRDQARPILVNNWEATYFDFDADKIATIAKAAGPLGIELFVLDDGWFGRRDKDNSSLGDWFEDRRKLPEGLADLADRVNKEGVQFGLWVEPEMVSPDSELYRKHPDWCLHAEGRRRTEGRNQLILDLSRPEVCDYLYETLSAVFSSAPIRYIKWDMNRNMTEIASVKAAPERQKETAHRYMLGLYHLLERLTSRFPDILFESCSGGGGRFDPGMLFYMPQTWTSDNTDAVERLAIQYGTSIVYPASSMGAHVSDVPNHQVDRITSLAMRGDVAMSGNFGYELDLTKFTGAEKDLAARQIAQYKEIRTLVQQGDMYRLLSPFGGSGETAWMFVSEDKTEAFVAYFRVLARPNPPISRLTLKGLNPELDYVIETGAAGSNEHVHGGAEAAAAAGGDSSGPFQKAFDGTPLGGDRLMRMGLVVSDLRGDYASCTYRLRAVER; this is translated from the coding sequence ATGAACATTTATGCAGACGGATCACTAGGCTTGTTCCATCTTCAGTCCAAAGACACCAGCTACATCATCCGGCTGGTGGAGGGGTACCCTGCCCATGTCTACTGGGGCGCACGGCTCCGTCATGATGACAGTCTGGCCGGAGCACTGGAGCTGCGTGAACGCGCATCCTTCTCGCCGACCCCGCTGCCGCAGAAGCCCGCCCTCTCGCTGGATGCCCTGCCTCAGGAGTATCCGCAATATGGCAGCGGTGACTTCCGGCGTCCGGCGTACCAGGTGCAACTGGCTGACGGCACACGGATCTCTGAGCTGAAGTATGCAGGCTATGCAATCACGCCGGGTAAGCCGGCACTGGATGGACTGCCAGCGGTCTATGCAGAGAGCGAAGCAGAAGCGCTTACGCTTGAGCTCACCCTGAAGGATGACTACGCCGGCCTTACGGTCAGACTGCTCTATACGGTGTTCGCTGACCATCAGGCGATTACCCGCTCCGTCCGCTTCGAGCATAACGGCGAAGTCCCGCTCCGGCTGGAGCAGGCGCTTAGCGCGTCGGTGGATTTTGCCGATTCCGCTTATGACACCCTGCACCTGAGCGGCGCATGGGCCAGAGAGCGCCATGTTCAGCGCCACCCGCTTAACCCTGGAGCCGCGCTGTCCCTGGAGAGCCGCCGCGGATCAAGCAGCCATCAGGTCAATCCCTTCCTCGCGCTTCTGCGCCCGGGTGCAGATGAAGATCAGGGTGACGTCTATGGCTTCAGCCTCGTTTACAGCGGCAGCTTCAGCGCTACGGCCGAGGTGGAGCAGTTCGGCCAGACCCGTGTAAGCATCGGGATTAATCCGTTCGACTTCTCCTGGCTGCTGGAGCCGGGCGAATCCTTCCAGACCCCGGAGGCCGTGCTTGTCTATTCCAGCGAGGGCATCGGCGGCATGTCGCGCACCTATCACCGGCTGTACCGGACCCGGCTCTGCCGCGGGGTTCACCGTGATCAGGCCCGGCCGATTCTGGTCAACAACTGGGAGGCGACTTACTTCGACTTCGATGCGGACAAAATCGCGACCATCGCCAAAGCAGCAGGCCCGCTCGGCATTGAGCTATTCGTCCTTGACGACGGCTGGTTCGGCAGACGCGACAAGGATAACAGCTCGCTCGGCGACTGGTTCGAGGACCGCCGCAAGCTGCCTGAAGGTCTGGCGGATCTGGCAGACCGGGTCAACAAGGAAGGCGTACAATTCGGTCTATGGGTGGAGCCGGAGATGGTCTCGCCGGACAGTGAGCTGTACCGCAAGCACCCGGACTGGTGCCTGCATGCCGAGGGACGCCGCCGCACGGAAGGCCGCAACCAGCTGATCCTGGATCTCTCCCGCCCGGAGGTATGTGACTATCTGTATGAGACGTTAAGCGCGGTCTTTTCCAGTGCCCCGATCCGCTATATCAAGTGGGACATGAACCGCAATATGACTGAGATTGCATCGGTGAAGGCCGCCCCGGAGCGGCAAAAAGAAACCGCCCACCGCTATATGCTCGGCCTGTATCATCTGCTGGAGCGCCTGACCTCCCGCTTCCCTGACATTCTGTTCGAGAGCTGCTCCGGCGGCGGCGGCCGGTTCGATCCGGGTATGCTGTTCTATATGCCGCAGACCTGGACCAGCGACAACACCGATGCGGTGGAACGCCTGGCGATTCAGTACGGCACAAGCATCGTCTACCCGGCCAGCAGCATGGGCGCGCATGTATCTGACGTTCCTAACCATCAGGTAGACCGCATTACCTCCCTCGCTATGCGCGGCGATGTGGCAATGAGCGGTAACTTCGGCTATGAGCTGGACCTTACCAAGTTCACCGGAGCCGAGAAGGATCTGGCTGCCCGGCAGATTGCCCAGTACAAGGAGATCCGCACGCTGGTGCAGCAAGGGGATATGTACCGTCTGCTGAGTCCGTTTGGCGGCAGCGGTGAGACTGCCTGGATGTTCGTCAGCGAGGATAAGACCGAAGCCTTCGTCGCTTACTTCCGCGTACTCGCGAGACCTAATCCGCCAATCTCGCGCCTTACGCTCAAGGGGCTGAACCCGGAGCTGGATTACGTCATCGAGACCGGGGCTGCCGGCAGCAACGAGCATGTCCACGGCGGCGCAGAAGCTGCTGCAGCAGCTGGAGGCGACAGCTCCGGTCCGTTCCAGAAGGCCTTTGACGGCACACCGCTCGGCGGCGACCGCCTGATGCGAATGGGCCTTGTGGTCTCCGACCTGCGCGGAGATTACGCAAGCTGCACTTACCGCCTGAGAGCAGTGGAGCGCTGA